In Pempheris klunzingeri isolate RE-2024b chromosome 5, fPemKlu1.hap1, whole genome shotgun sequence, the DNA window GTGGCCCATGAAATCTACACTGCATTGACTCACTTCAAAAACCTTCAGCCCATGATGGATACATATGGTAAGAAGCAAAATAACAGCTAACAACCTTTTGCCGAACTTATTCAACAGGTAGAAAAGTTCAACAAGCACTAAGTAATGCAAtgagtcatttatttatttaacgtTACAGTGTACAACGATGGAACCACAAGGGAATTGATGAGTCTAACCGGGACCATTCGTGTCATGTATAAAGGTAACAGTGACTTAGCATTTTATGACCCAACTCGAATATAACTGGAAGTTGGTTGTTACAGAAATCCAAAATAAGGAAGATAAAGCTCATAATATCTCAGAAAATGCTGGGCAAAATACCGCTTACTCCTGTTCTTGTACAAGACAAGACCTTCAACATCCCAGTATGCCTGTGGCTTGAGGAAAGCTACCCCCAGACTGCTCCCATCTGCTATGTCAGACCCACATGGGAGATGATGATCCTCAGTGGAAAACACATCTCCAGCAATGGTGAAGTCATGCTGCCTTATTTGGAGGAGTGGAACAATGTGAGaaactttattttgtattgctgaatgcagaaagaaacagacaatGGCATGTACAGTAGGGTGTGGTCTACAGCCATGTCCCTCCGGTGTAACTTCTTCCTTCCCCAATCAGGGCAAATGTGACCTAGTGAGCCTACTGCAGGTGATGGCTGTCGTGTTTGAAGACTTCCCTCCTGTGTGTATGAAGCCTCACCCAGAGCCAGAACAAGCGGCTTGTAAGTAAAACTCGCACAGGCAGAAAGCAAGACTCCATGTGGTATGAAAACAATAGCAGCAGCTCTGCCCTAGATACAAGTTGATGCTGATAAGACAGATTCAAGATTCATATCTAGGCCACGTCCACATCATTCCTCATAAATCTTTCCCTTCAACATGTTTATGAATTTGTTGTGACTgataagaatatatatatacatatatgtatatatatatatatgtatatatatatgtatattttgtttttttaggttGGCTGCAGTTCCAAAAACAAGCAGAGGTGCTTTCAAGGACAGATGGAagtttgtatgtgtatttagCCAGAGAAGATGGTCAACCTTTCCAGCAGGAAAATGAAACCAACTGTTAGCCTTTGGTTATTTGACAATAATTTGTATGaatagtgtgtttgtgcagttcTTCAGTGGTTTTTTGGATAGTTGAGGTGCTGTATAGCACCCCTGTCATACAAAAACCTGTTAAGCTCCTACATGTAGAGGTTCTCTACTGGTTCTTCAGCTTAGTTCAATTTAGTTGAGGAAAGGTTTTCAATTGACAAAGCTGCCATTTGGCACCTTTAAAGATA includes these proteins:
- the LOC139201738 gene encoding tumor susceptibility gene 101 protein is translated as MSSYEDTIKKMLPKTYLRKHVAHEIYTALTHFKNLQPMMDTYVYNDGTTRELMSLTGTIRVMYKDKTFNIPVCLWLEESYPQTAPICYVRPTWEMMILSGKHISSNGEVMLPYLEEWNNGKCDLVSLLQVMAVVFEDFPPVCMKPHPEPEQAACWLQFQKQAEVLSRTDGSLYVYLAREDGQPFQQENETNC